GGTTTGCTGTATTGGACTATatttttgaatatataaatgTTGCGTTTTCGAAATTGTTGGGATGTCTAGTTACAGAGGGGTTATGTCGAAATTTTTATAGGCTCCAATGAAATTTATATTCATTTTCTCTATTTACATTAATAAATTATGGTTGTTTGGTAATTAAATGTTAACCAGGAACACAAACGGTACGGTGCTCTAGAAATGAGAATTGTCCTTGACATCAATTAAATACTGAAATCTATTTTCCTTTGAGATGAGAAGCCTGAAATTTCATTGGAAAATACATTAAGAAAATCATTTACCACAGAAAATTTGAAACTTTTAGCCTTTATTCTCGTGTCTCATCAATGCAAACAGACATGAATCTTTCATTCTCTATTGTCTGTAGTCTAAATATTTTCATCACTAACATTAATGGAATGCGTGATTGTGAATCATTACCATAAAAATGTCTTAATCTAATAATTCCATGAAAACAATTAACGGTGACTCGATAGTTCGTCATTATATTCATTCCCAAAATATAGTTGAAGTCAGGATATGACTAATGTGATTAGATAGGTTATCATAAGATTGTCATCGAATCTAATCACACAGTTCAGAGCTATTTCACGAGATATCAAAGGCACACCAGCAGGGGTAGACATAAACATCGTATCCTAACGAGATAGTAACTATCTCATGCTTATCAATAAATGAAGCATATaagaatgaatgagatgctcttGTGTGTATCAATATACGTTCaagataataaaaataataatacataCGTGCAATGATTCCTCCGGGTGTCTCATGAGTCTTGGCTTGAGTCAAAACAAGTGCTCTGGCTTGCTGAGATCCTGTAAAGTACTGCTGTGAAGACCCTCCCGGCTGTGGGTAGCTAGGCAGCAAAGCATGCGGTTCAGGAACAAATGGTCTAGGCAGTGGGGCTCGCGAAAACTTGCTAAACTGTGATGACTGATATTGTTGTCCTCCCACATTAGGACAAACTCTAGTATAATGTCCCTGTAGACCACATGTACGACAATTTCCCTGAACTCATGTGCACGAATAGTAATATGCCTACCTCCACATCACCCACATGACTCACGAACATAACCACCAGATCCTCTCCCACGGTTGCTGCCTGTACTAGATGAACTTCTATTAGATTCTTCATAAACCACTTCTTTTTTGCCTTATATTTTTGTTGCTTCGGTGGCTGGTATGACAGCAGAATCAGGTAGGGAGCTATGCCCAATGACATCTGAATCTTACTCTCGGATCATTGGGTAATAGAAGATAGAACTGGTTGTGATCCTCCCCAAGGCAAACTAGCCTCAATATTCTTTGCTTTTCCACTGCTTCAACTTAAGTAGTGTGTGCTCCAGTTATGAATAAATTATTATCGTCCGATCAGCCGTCACATAAAACACAACAGCTTGGATTGATCACTATTAGAACGTGAGTTCCGTATGCTACCAAGCAGAAAATTGAGAAGCATACTCTTCAACTAACATGTTTCCCTGAACCAATTGATTGAACTCGGTTTCCCTGGCCGAATAATAAGATTGAGGCTAATATTCTTGAACAAAATGAGTACGGAATACCTCCCAAGTAATTATCTGAACATACTCCCAAGTGTTTCATCTGTAGCTTCCCACCACAGTTGTGCTCGATCTTTGAGCTGGTAAACAATTAACTTAAGTCTCAACTCTGGAGTGTACTCtaccaaattaaataaataattcataCTATTCAACCACGATGTTTTTTCCCCACTTTCATTCCCAAAAAACTTTGGAGGACGTATACATTGAAATTGAGAAACCAATatttccatttctttcattCTTTGTGTCAACCGCTGAATTCCACATTTCTGGATACATGTCTTTCTGGACAGGTTGGTGGTTCATGATCCACCTCACGTTCCACATTAAAATTTTGTGTTTCCCTGCGAGGATGACAAACTTGTCTTCCCCAGTCAACCTCGTGATTTCCTATCACATTTTAAGCTTCTGATTTCTAAACAACTTTTTTCTCCTTTTTGTCTCTTCTTTCAGGTGCCATTCTACGGGACTCGAGGAATTACGTCACAtgcataaataataattaagcaTTGAAGAGTTCAAAGAATTCTAAAACTTAGTCAACTAGGAAAATTATAAAACTATATGTCAATCTTACTTCGCTACTAGCTCTAATTCAACTAAGTTAAATaaacatagcaataatccaGATTAGTCAATCACATAaccaataattttatttatttctaaacTCGAGAGTGCTAGACTCTAATTCGAGCATACTTCAGTTggttctgataccaactgtgaccCATGTTCCCGATCAACATTTAATTATCAAACAACCATGATTTTTTGACGTAAGTGAAAGCGAGTTTAAAAAATTCATTTAGGCCTACagaatttcggcatgacctctcCGTAAGTAGGATATCCCCAAAATTTCAAAGCACAACAACATTTATATATACTCGAAAATATAATCCAAGACATCAAACCAAACATCAATCACATGCAGATTCAGTTAGGCTCGATCACACCAAATAAAATCCACTAATGTATACAAGCATACAAATACACTAGTCATCTCCTCGGAAAATGACTTAATACATTGTATAAATATCCGGGGACTCCAAACTCAATACGACTCAACTCATTGTGCTCCGCTGGCAGACGCTTGGCCATCTGCATCATAACCCCATGTATAACCTGTTGTAGAATCACATATCAAATCACAGCAGCCCCTGAAAGGCATGGTTCTAACTCAAGTATGAAGATCGAATAAATTACAACATATATAAATAGCATGTAAAGTGGTCGGCTTTGGCGCAAGTAGTCTTCATGGCAATTGTTTGCCTCCTTATCATGTATCTGAAACGGGGAACCATTTATCCACATTGACATTGAACTTCAGAAGAAAGGAATTAGGTAAGCATCGAAGTTTGAGATGCTTGGAATATTGCTTATAGTGCGAATGAATGAAAATGCCGTAGAGTGTTGAATCTTGATAGAGTTTGGACTACTCACACACATTTAACTATACACGATGGGACGTGCTCACGTATTTCAATTTGATACGTTCAACTGTATCTTCATGATGCTTGTAGCACTGATCACTGTGTTTTCGTACCGATTACCTTGAATACAATGCCgagtttaaataataaataacctGCTCCAACTGATGGTGGAGTTCGAGTATTTACAATGGGCTTGTTGATTGTGTTCGAGTGGTGAAATTCCTCATCGCATCTAGGTTAGAGTATAACTAATCTCAATGGATTCACTTGTGATTCTTGTCCAAAAAGCATTATACTCGCATGTTTTTCAGTTCTATATTTAAACCAGCATCATCCCAAGTTGATGCAACAGGACACAACTGCTCTAATTGATGCATGCAAACTTTCAGTAATAAGTTTTCCACTAACTTGATTGCCGCCTACCCGGATCAAAGAGTTAATTATTAAGCGGCCCAGCTATATGCAAAATTTCATCTTGATACAGCACAAAAAAACAGGGACTCGATTGTCAGCCAATGCGTAGTTAATATCAACAGGGGTGattctaattttaaaaaatatgcagAACCAGGATTAGGCAAATGTTTGCAATGTTGACAAGATAAGATTTCTCAAAGTAAAAAGGGGTGAAACTaagtggggtgtattcaatttagagttttgatgacttttaatgacttttttaaatgacagaattttatggatttgataaatttttatcgacttttatggaatctcacagatttatgaacagatttatgtagacttttttgcaagatttttatagacttttgtagattttttttttaatagaattttataaattttgtatttaACTATAAGatgtgattttttattaatttctttgaaccaataattaattgacatatataacatattcaatttgaaattattttaaatatttatattaataaataaatttacttatttaaaagttaaatcgtttaatccttacatgtatatatatgtgggtttatatgcatgtttgtaaattttttaaaatacatcaattgattaacatataatcttatttttaaattgataatataaatgtaaaaataatattatttattattgtgtgaatataattttgtataaaaatatcaaaacttacatattaattaaaaatacgaaaatgaatttaaaaaatcattgttgttacgaaactattcaattattaagaattaaacaacatttttttgatcatcttttattattattgaatattacattaatttgtataaatcataaattaaaaatcacaaaatcaattctataattcaaaatttcctcgtgttattaaaataaaaaattattaaatgaacaatcagccaaaaaatgaaaaatttgaaaaagaaagatgaaaatatatatagagatacacttcgaaaatttgagagagtaatagaaatagatgagaagagagaagatatgaagatatgtgatgtgaagcgacagagagatagttagaagttttaaaatccattcaaatctttgggatgaaccaaatacaattttttataatttgtagttgtaccttaggctttaatgtttgtatgtcaatgaattccatggagttattaaaagtccatggaaaatttgaatacctgtagacttttatagagtttataaaagtcaatgttgaataccacttgactttttaaaactccatgaaagtctattttgaataccacaagacttctatagagtaagcaaaagtcttgattgaatacctctaaatttttaaaatctacaaaagtcattaaaagtcaataaatttcccAAGTTGAATACACCCCCTAAATTAAAAGTGGAACAGGAAAAGCGTTTCCACCAACAGATAGACTAACATCCATGTCCACATTGCATCAACGAGGATAGATACATAAATACAAGCTCAAGGCATGGGGTAGAGGCTGGTCAAATCATATCGAGCTCCTTGAAAGACCTCTTTCAAACTCACTGCAAGCCTGGAGAGACCAGGAGGGGGTGAGATGCAGAGATTAGTAGCCGTTTTGCCAAATCTGGGAAAGCTTAGGTTGTCCTTGGGGGCCAAGTGACCCTTCTCTTGGATTCTGCTGCTGCTGATCAAGTGAGGCaacagtttgaggatgatagaaattAGGGTAGCCTGGAGTTCCATAATTCTGTGATGGCTGCTGGCTTTGCCCATATCCACCAGATTGCTGATTTTGCCCCGGATAATTATAAAATGTATTGGCCGGAACAGCTGACGTAGTTCTGGAATTAAGCCCATGAAGCCACGAGGTCGAGTTATCATTCTGAAAACATTATTTCATACGCCTTACATCAGCTAATTACATAAATATGTTATAACCGCTTCTATGGAGAAAATAGGGAGCTTGAAAATCATTGATGCAGAAGAATCAGTTTAAGCACTCTTGAAGCCATAGCAACATACCTGCTGTAATGAGACGGAGCGATTGTTATCCTTGTATTGGGAACTCAAAGCATCATCATAACTTAGAGTTGCACCAGATGGGACAGAAGGTGGATTCATCTGAAAGTTTCCAGGAATGGCAGTTGAATTCCCAAAGGCAGCAAAACCAGAAGCGATTGTAGACGACTGAGGTAAATTACTCACAGAAATGCTATTTTTATATTGAGGAAGTACTCCAGCCAGAGTTTGATGATATGTCCCGTTGCCTGGAAAAGCTTGTTGAAAAGCAGAGGGCATGTAAGTATAACTTTGAGGCAAGAACGGGTAGCCAATCATGTTGGTAAACGGCCCTACAGGAAGAGGGGGCTGAGAATATGGATGTATAGTAAGGTGTTGAGGAAGGGGAGGTCCAGTGGCAACATTAGTTCCAGAAATGGCCTGTGGAGCAGACTGCATTGATGAAAAACCAGCAGTCTTCAAGGCCTACAGGATCCCAATTACACAATCAGCTACCATACTCGGTAAGAAACAATCAATTCTTTATCACAACTCAATCAGCCATACCCTAAAGAGGTTAAAAGTTTTCTGCAGAAAATGGTGGCCATAAAATTGTTTATGCCCAATATGTTATTTGGGATCCATGTCCATGTCCATGTCTAGTTGTTTCATTgatataatgataaaaaaaatttatcctGCATATTACGACATAGACGCTATGCTAGAGGTAGAAGGTTAGAGGCATTGGTTGATAGTGGCAGTCAAGAAAGTAATTTGTTAATGATGATGGGGTATGGGCAATGGCGAAGCACAAAAGAGCTCATTTGATAGATAATTATTATCATATGATAATTCCAGTAATGGAGTATGGAAATTCAAATCCACGAAATGGAAAATCCAAATATTTTGGAGATGATAATGTTCGCTAAAACAAACTGAGACAAAGGTACAAGACACATACAACTGTAACAGAAAATGACAAAAAATATCAGCTACGAAGTTTGCATGGGTTACCTCAGAcatggaaattgctgagccacCAATAGAAGAGACAGAACTGCCATATTTAGCTGATAATGATTGTGCTACTGAGAATGGCGAGAACAGAAGATCAGATTCCCTACTGGATGGCACATTTGATGCCAGCAGTGTACTTGGTAATGGTGTTGTGTATGATTGCTAtcaagaaaacaatacaagtgAGAAACAAATCTAAGGAAAAATTTCAATAATAAAGCCATATATCCCAGTAGCAGTCAAAAATGAAAAGAATGATATAAAATAAGAAAAGCAAAATACAATCGCGATGGACTAGAAAAGCAAGAGATGATCAGAGATATTGTTGAGAAAATCGTGCAAGTGGGtcaataataaaaaaactaGAATTAAACATGTCACAGTTTCAACTTTCAACCACTATAATAATTGAAGACCCATACAGATATCACCACTTCTTGAACTATATATCTACTGGCTACTCCTCCCCAGTATAAGACAACTCAAGATTGCTTCACTGAACAATCGGAGGGTGTATTTTCGTGTTGAACCCAAACATCAAATGTACACAGTACTCAAAATTCGGATCAACTATACAAAGGGAATCATAAGCACCGAATCTCTTCAAAACTCTAGCTCAAAGGCACAGAAATACACGTTAATAGCATGGACAAAACTGATGTCAACAGATTTCAACATAACTCGTATCGACAGATTCGTAAAGCTGGTATAAATTTATGTCCGGCTATATGTATttcttgaaaataatatttaaaaatcagagttGGAATTTCCTCGAATGTTAAATGCACTAAGCTAGAAGAGTAGCAAACCAAGGAAGATCTGCAAGAAGCGTTTAAATGTATCAGACTGATACAATTGTATAAAGCAAGAACCTCATCCTTAAAAAATGCAGAGAAGTTGACAACCATATAAACAATTTTTCACTTCATTATGTGCAGGATCAGAATGACTTATTGCATGATATATGCGTAACAAACATGGAAAGAATATCAACTTTGAAATCATGGAATCCTTTCTTTTGTAGCCAAAAAAGGGTAGATAATGAATATACAAACGTCAATCGTAAATCATGTTCATTTTCCTTTCTTACTTGCCAACAACAAAAATGAAGCAATGCATTCAGACCCTAAGAAACATAACATAATGAAACCGACGTCATTGAAAGAATCATTCTCAAAGAGAATGTCTCAACTATATATTACCATAACGCCAGCAAAGGGAGTAAGTGTTTGCATCTGGGAGCTTGTTTGGGACTGACTGAATGCTGCATTCAGCTGTTGGACCTCATTATAGGTATAATCCGCGTTGGGTGCTGGAAAGGGATACTGGTTTCCATGAGCCAATTCAGCGTGCTCTGGCTTCAAACCTTCTGGTTGCGATGCAGATGATGCATCATAACTCCCAGAACTTACACCAGTCGTATGAAACAAATTAGCATCAGAAGTATTTCGGATAGAAGAATCAACGAAATACACAGTATTCCTGCAACAAAATTGGGAATTTGGGATGAAAAATATTTGGAGCATGAATGTTTGAAATACaaacaagaaaaagaaaaacattttccCGAAAGATAAGAAAATTCTATACCTAGAGTTCGTATACTCAATTGATGACAAATCAGCCTCACCATGCGTCTCTTCCaaaggaatttttgaaggcaCGGATGTCATAGGCCCAGAAGAATGTGCAGGACTGATGCCAGACCCGAAACTACCAAAGCTCAAGTGTGAGCAGTCCGAATTTTGAACAAGCAAATGTTTAGGAATTATAATAGATGGGGCATCTGTTTCAGATGGTAATCCTCTCCCGTCCTTTATATTTAATTGTTCAAGGTTACTGGCGACTGATGACACTGAAGCACCAGGTTCATCTGAAAAAATATCACACTAAGGAGCCGGCTAACACTAACTTCTATTGAACCACAAACATTAGTATATGCAGATACTTGTGAAACATAATTTGCCACATAGTTAACCACAGTACCACACATGTTGAAATCCTCAATTAAAGTAACACAAGagtctttaaaaaaattagcaaAACTAACAAATAAGGACAAGAATAGAATGACTTAATTTACTAGCAAGggtcattgatgacattttcgATTTTAATTGCATATGCCAAAATCTAGTTTAGCATAAACTAATTTTTAATCAACGTTAGTCAAAGGTATCACGAGAATCGGGAGGTAAGTACTTACACTCGCAAGGGGGGAATATGCCTGTTATTTAAGCGCTAAAGTCAAGAAACATCACCTTCATGATGCTCGAAATCACGGACTTGATGTTGGAATGAACCCGTGTTCTCAAGCgagtcattctcaaacagagaTGCAGCTCTTGAATCATCCTCTTGGATCTTCCTACCAGAGATAGAAGCAGATCCTACATCATTTGCTCCAGGATTGACAACTACTTCTGCATCTTGGACCTCTTCGGGCTCAAACTGCTGACTGATATTGTTGACAGAAGCATCATATGGCTCTGAGAGCGGCTCCGAGTCGACATGATACTCCAGTAAAGAAAGTATTTTCTTAGGGGCAGGCTTCTCAATGGACGGCCAGTCATTGTTGCAGGGAACCTGTTGGGCCAAAGAAACTCTTGAATCATGAACATCAGAAACTTGATCTTCTGAAAATTTTATATTCTGAAGTAATGCAGCTGTCATAGGACCCTCATCATTTTGGTCATTCGTGTTATAATGAGATGCATTTGAAGCACTAGGTGCTTTATTATGCGGTCTACCCATCTTCACAATGTCAGCCATGGACAACTGATTAGGAACACCGACCCATGCAGTTTGAAATCCGGAAGATAGCTCGGTGTCTGATGGCTCACTGTCAATGGCAACACTACTGCAACATATAACACAATAAACGGAAATGAGCAAGCAACAGATGTGAAAGATCATCAAAAGCAAAGAGCCAATACAACAAATATATAAGGACTGCAGGCAATGAAACAATTTTTCAGTTTTTTAAAACCTTACAACACAGAGTAGGCAAACAAACACAAGAAAGTACAAAGGTTAAAGCATCATCAAAGTGAAGACGTGATCTGCATACAACAAAGAAAGAAAATCTTAAGAACTAACTATCCAATTGTAAAATAAATGGTGCGTAATCACAAGAATACATTACAATAAGTATGTGCGCAGGCCTTCTACATTTGCATGCAGTGTGGGCACAGATTTTAATACATCACAAAAGCTGAAACAGCAAAAATGTTGATTATCCATCTATCTAAAAAGAAAAAGGGCAGTTGGAAACTTCTCTAAAAAGAAGGCCAACAAGAAGAAAAGTTTCAGAATACCAGTCATTTatcaattcaaatttcaaaatgatAAGTTTAACCCTTACGACAACCTCATACAAACTTAACAAGATGTGTTTCAACCTGAGGCCAGGAGGACCACTGCTTTTATTATTTCCAGCAACAACTGGAGATGAAGATAAATAACTCGTATgtattgttgatccattttctTTCTTATCTGCCACCTTTCCATGAATAGGAACtgaatctgacaaggaagatgTATGATTATATAGGTTTTCAATGTCCTCAATTATCCTAATGATTGATAGACTTATAAATTACAGAAGTTAAAAGTACCATAGGAACTGTATGGACTTGAACTGCCACGACCAAGGTACCTATCAACAGCATTCTTTCCACTTCGATTTGAACTGTTATTAGCACCACGAGGCCTGGATTCAGTAATATCTTTGCCCTAAAAAAGGTACAAAATATAGACAAGATTACACACATTCATATGTAAATGAATGAATGATTAATCCAAAACTTCACCATCAATAATGgcctaaaatcaaataaaacaaccagtcaaaataaaaaataaaaataaaataacaaacatGTCAACACCCATGATAAAGCCAAGTAATTATGGCTTTAAGGGGAGTGTTCAAGGAGAGAAAACAAATCATTTTGTTTCCAGAACATTTTGCCCACAGTGAACCCAGATATATCCACATTTCACAATCTTCTAACACCCGGCTGAGAAATCTAGATGCCACAAACTACGCTTGCAGGGAGATGAACACaccatttttttcatttaatattttaagaAAGAGGAAAGTCAACACAGAACCACCAGTGAAAAGCGTCAATGAAATTCACGCACCTCTTTCTTCTTTTCTCGTTTGCTCTTCACCTCATGAAAAGGATCTAAACAATTACAACCACCCATCAGAATTAAGgtgaaataaataaaagtaaCAAAATTTTAGGGATGAATGATCCA
This Primulina eburnea isolate SZY01 chromosome 2, ASM2296580v1, whole genome shotgun sequence DNA region includes the following protein-coding sequences:
- the LOC140821671 gene encoding uncharacterized protein isoform X4, which codes for MSTSRGSSGGAGVQSIPAGSRKMVQSLKEIVSCPETEIYAALKDCNMDPNEAVNRLLSQDPFHEVKSKREKKKEGKDITESRPRGANNSSNRSGKNAVDRYLGRGSSSPYSSYDSVPIHGKVADKKENGSTIHTSYLSSSPVVAGNNKSSGPPGLSSVAIDSEPSDTELSSGFQTAWVGVPNQLSMADIVKMGRPHNKAPSASNASHYNTNDQNDEGPMTAALLQNIKFSEDQVSDVHDSRVSLAQQVPCNNDWPSIEKPAPKKILSLLEYHVDSEPLSEPYDASVNNISQQFEPEEVQDAEVVVNPGANDVGSASISGRKIQEDDSRAASLFENDSLENTGSFQHQVRDFEHHEDEPGASVSSVASNLEQLNIKDGRGLPSETDAPSIIIPKHLLVQNSDCSHLSFGSFGSGISPAHSSGPMTSVPSKIPLEETHGEADLSSIEYTNSSSGSYDASSASQPEGLKPEHAELAHGNQYPFPAPNADYTYNEVQQLNAAFSQSQTSSQMQTLTPFAGVMQSYTTPLPSTLLASNVPSSRESDLLFSPFSVAQSLSAKYGSSVSSIGGSAISMSEALKTAGFSSMQSAPQAISGTNVATGPPLPQHLTIHPYSQPPLPVGPFTNMIGYPFLPQSYTYMPSAFQQAFPGNGTYHQTLAGVLPQYKNSISVSNLPQSSTIASGFAAFGNSTAIPGNFQMNPPSVPSGATLSYDDALSSQYKDNNRSVSLQQNDNSTSWLHGLNSRTTSAVPANTFYNYPGQNQQSGGYGQSQQPSQNYGTPGYPNFYHPQTVASLDQQQQNPREGSLGPQGQPKLSQIWQNGY
- the LOC140821671 gene encoding uncharacterized protein isoform X2, with translation MSTSRGSSGGAGVQSIPAGSRKMVQSLKEIVSCPETEIYAALKDCNMDPNEAVNRLLSQDPFHEVKSKREKKKEGKDITESRPRGANNSSNRSGKNAVDRYLGRGSSSPYSSYDSVPIHGKVADKKENGSTIHTSYLSSSPVVAGNNKSSGPPGLSVAIDSEPSDTELSSGFQTAWVGVPNQLSMADIVKMGRPHNKAPSASNASHYNTNDQNDEGPMTAALLQNIKFSEDQVSDVHDSRVSLAQQVPCNNDWPSIEKPAPKKILSLLEYHVDSEPLSEPYDASVNNISQQFEPEEVQDAEVVVNPGANDVGSASISGRKIQEDDSRAASLFENDSLENTGSFQHQVRDFEHHEDEPGASVSSVASNLEQLNIKDGRGLPSETDAPSIIIPKHLLVQNSDCSHLSFGSFGSGISPAHSSGPMTSVPSKIPLEETHGEADLSSIEYTNSRNTVYFVDSSIRNTSDANLFHTTGVSSGSYDASSASQPEGLKPEHAELAHGNQYPFPAPNADYTYNEVQQLNAAFSQSQTSSQMQTLTPFAGVMQSYTTPLPSTLLASNVPSSRESDLLFSPFSVAQSLSAKYGSSVSSIGGSAISMSEALKTAGFSSMQSAPQAISGTNVATGPPLPQHLTIHPYSQPPLPVGPFTNMIGYPFLPQSYTYMPSAFQQAFPGNGTYHQTLAGVLPQYKNSISVSNLPQSSTIASGFAAFGNSTAIPGNFQMNPPSVPSGATLSYDDALSSQYKDNNRSVSLQQNDNSTSWLHGLNSRTTSAVPANTFYNYPGQNQQSGGYGQSQQPSQNYGTPGYPNFYHPQTVASLDQQQQNPREGSLGPQGQPKLSQIWQNGY
- the LOC140821671 gene encoding uncharacterized protein isoform X3; protein product: MSTSRGSSGGAGVQSIPAGSRKMVQSLKEIVSCPETEIYAALKDCNMDPNEAVNRLLSQDPFHEVKSKREKKKEGKDITESRPRGANNSSNRSGKNAVDRYLGRGSSSPYSSYVPIHGKVADKKENGSTIHTSYLSSSPVVAGNNKSSGPPGLSSVAIDSEPSDTELSSGFQTAWVGVPNQLSMADIVKMGRPHNKAPSASNASHYNTNDQNDEGPMTAALLQNIKFSEDQVSDVHDSRVSLAQQVPCNNDWPSIEKPAPKKILSLLEYHVDSEPLSEPYDASVNNISQQFEPEEVQDAEVVVNPGANDVGSASISGRKIQEDDSRAASLFENDSLENTGSFQHQVRDFEHHEDEPGASVSSVASNLEQLNIKDGRGLPSETDAPSIIIPKHLLVQNSDCSHLSFGSFGSGISPAHSSGPMTSVPSKIPLEETHGEADLSSIEYTNSRNTVYFVDSSIRNTSDANLFHTTGVSSGSYDASSASQPEGLKPEHAELAHGNQYPFPAPNADYTYNEVQQLNAAFSQSQTSSQMQTLTPFAGVMQSYTTPLPSTLLASNVPSSRESDLLFSPFSVAQSLSAKYGSSVSSIGGSAISMSEALKTAGFSSMQSAPQAISGTNVATGPPLPQHLTIHPYSQPPLPVGPFTNMIGYPFLPQSYTYMPSAFQQAFPGNGTYHQTLAGVLPQYKNSISVSNLPQSSTIASGFAAFGNSTAIPGNFQMNPPSVPSGATLSYDDALSSQYKDNNRSVSLQQNDNSTSWLHGLNSRTTSAVPANTFYNYPGQNQQSGGYGQSQQPSQNYGTPGYPNFYHPQTVASLDQQQQNPREGSLGPQGQPKLSQIWQNGY
- the LOC140821671 gene encoding uncharacterized protein isoform X1, whose translation is MSTSRGSSGGAGVQSIPAGSRKMVQSLKEIVSCPETEIYAALKDCNMDPNEAVNRLLSQDPFHEVKSKREKKKEGKDITESRPRGANNSSNRSGKNAVDRYLGRGSSSPYSSYDSVPIHGKVADKKENGSTIHTSYLSSSPVVAGNNKSSGPPGLSSVAIDSEPSDTELSSGFQTAWVGVPNQLSMADIVKMGRPHNKAPSASNASHYNTNDQNDEGPMTAALLQNIKFSEDQVSDVHDSRVSLAQQVPCNNDWPSIEKPAPKKILSLLEYHVDSEPLSEPYDASVNNISQQFEPEEVQDAEVVVNPGANDVGSASISGRKIQEDDSRAASLFENDSLENTGSFQHQVRDFEHHEDEPGASVSSVASNLEQLNIKDGRGLPSETDAPSIIIPKHLLVQNSDCSHLSFGSFGSGISPAHSSGPMTSVPSKIPLEETHGEADLSSIEYTNSRNTVYFVDSSIRNTSDANLFHTTGVSSGSYDASSASQPEGLKPEHAELAHGNQYPFPAPNADYTYNEVQQLNAAFSQSQTSSQMQTLTPFAGVMQSYTTPLPSTLLASNVPSSRESDLLFSPFSVAQSLSAKYGSSVSSIGGSAISMSEALKTAGFSSMQSAPQAISGTNVATGPPLPQHLTIHPYSQPPLPVGPFTNMIGYPFLPQSYTYMPSAFQQAFPGNGTYHQTLAGVLPQYKNSISVSNLPQSSTIASGFAAFGNSTAIPGNFQMNPPSVPSGATLSYDDALSSQYKDNNRSVSLQQNDNSTSWLHGLNSRTTSAVPANTFYNYPGQNQQSGGYGQSQQPSQNYGTPGYPNFYHPQTVASLDQQQQNPREGSLGPQGQPKLSQIWQNGY